One segment of Arthrobacter sp. MMS18-M83 DNA contains the following:
- a CDS encoding CaiB/BaiF CoA transferase family protein: MTKILEGIRVIELSSWTFVPAAGAALADWGADVIKVEDTRGGDPGRYLVVSGLSKDKANVDADYMLEIGNRGKRSVALDLKSEVGHDLLVKLLKTADVFLTNWLPGPLERANLSLEQVRAINPDIIVARGTGQGTRGPDRNKGGFDAASYLARSGVSYAMTAADSEYPMSQGPAFGDLPSGLTLAGGVLGALYNRERTGEATTVDVSLLAQGMWTMAPDIVAAEFFDIDRIPKAAPGKAMNPVVNAYRTKDGRWIQLVFLQPDKFWAGFCVRIGRIDLAVDERFTPVQNLVANGDEAIKLLQETFASENVDHWAEALKDEPGVWSVIASPREVLSDPQATANSYLVGSADPHGNEYRLVAPPIQFGESAEPVGRAPGHGQHTVELLLELGLGSEEIAAAKESGAVL, from the coding sequence ATGACAAAGATCCTTGAAGGCATCAGGGTTATTGAACTGAGTTCCTGGACATTCGTGCCGGCAGCTGGCGCTGCGCTCGCGGACTGGGGTGCCGACGTCATCAAAGTCGAAGATACCCGTGGCGGGGATCCGGGCCGCTATCTGGTCGTATCCGGCCTGAGCAAGGACAAAGCAAACGTCGATGCGGACTACATGCTGGAGATCGGCAACCGCGGCAAACGCAGCGTGGCCCTGGACCTGAAGTCAGAGGTGGGCCACGACCTTCTCGTCAAGCTGCTCAAGACCGCCGACGTCTTCCTGACCAACTGGCTGCCCGGCCCGCTGGAGCGCGCAAACCTCAGCCTTGAGCAGGTTCGCGCCATCAACCCCGACATCATTGTTGCCCGCGGCACCGGCCAGGGCACGCGCGGCCCGGACCGCAACAAGGGCGGCTTCGACGCGGCCAGCTACCTGGCCCGCAGCGGTGTCTCGTACGCCATGACCGCGGCCGACAGCGAATACCCGATGAGCCAGGGACCAGCGTTTGGCGATCTGCCCAGCGGCCTGACCCTCGCCGGCGGCGTGCTCGGTGCCCTGTACAACCGGGAACGTACGGGCGAGGCGACCACCGTGGATGTGTCCCTGCTGGCCCAGGGTATGTGGACCATGGCCCCGGACATCGTCGCGGCCGAATTCTTCGACATCGACCGGATCCCGAAGGCCGCACCAGGTAAGGCTATGAACCCGGTGGTGAATGCGTACAGGACCAAGGACGGCCGCTGGATCCAGCTGGTCTTCCTCCAGCCGGACAAGTTCTGGGCCGGCTTCTGCGTCCGGATCGGCCGCATCGACCTGGCCGTGGACGAGCGGTTCACTCCGGTACAGAACCTCGTTGCCAACGGCGACGAAGCGATCAAGCTGCTGCAGGAGACTTTCGCTTCGGAGAACGTGGATCACTGGGCCGAGGCGCTCAAGGACGAGCCCGGCGTATGGTCCGTCATCGCGTCCCCACGGGAAGTGCTCTCCGATCCCCAGGCCACAGCCAACAGCTACCTGGTCGGCTCTGCCGATCCTCACGGCAACGAATACCGGCTGGTCGCCCCGCCTATCCAATTCGGTGAATCGGCGGAACCCGTCGGCCGGGCACCCGGACACGGTCAACACACCGTCGAGCTCCTGCTCGAACTCGGTCTGGGCAGCGAAGAGATCGCCGCTGCCAAGGAATCCGGCGCAGTCCTCTAA
- a CDS encoding Zn-ribbon domain-containing OB-fold protein, which produces MPVPDSYSAFYWEHAAKGQLAIQGFEGSDYVQYPPNAVAETPDVDGAPIPVVVAGTGVLYTYTVLHQVFHPAWADSVPYVIGLTELSDYPGVRILTNIVEADHDKLRSGMPMEVTFEERGTMRLPQFRPAEIGDRA; this is translated from the coding sequence ATGCCTGTACCCGACAGTTACAGCGCCTTCTACTGGGAACATGCGGCCAAGGGGCAGCTCGCGATCCAGGGTTTTGAAGGCAGCGATTACGTCCAGTACCCGCCCAACGCCGTCGCCGAGACACCGGACGTGGACGGGGCACCGATTCCCGTCGTCGTCGCCGGAACCGGCGTCCTGTACACCTACACCGTGCTTCATCAGGTGTTTCACCCGGCCTGGGCCGACTCGGTTCCCTATGTCATCGGACTGACTGAGCTCAGCGACTACCCCGGGGTCCGGATTCTGACCAACATTGTTGAGGCCGATCACGACAAACTGCGATCCGGCATGCCCATGGAAGTCACATTTGAAGAACGCGGGACAATGCGGCTGCCGCAGTTCCGCCCGGCAGAAATTGGAGACCGCGCATGA
- a CDS encoding thiolase family protein, with the protein MSAGRATAIVGVGYSPVFREKGIDSRPLAAQAAKQAIADAGLNSADIDGIFEYPGLPNEVSIAMQRMLGIQNLASFGDYAGSGPSGMAAALGAHMAVASGACDVALVYRSISREWGQQSGQVVFPPADGPSQYQLPYGVAGAVIPVMGMKKQRRIAELGGSEEDYGYISINARKWSALNERAALRQEITMDDYLSSRYVAEPLRLLDCDYPITGACAVIITTAERAASLQQKPVLIDSTSLGTGSRPDWTFTDDFIFGGTRDASDLLWKRSSVSPADVNVAQLYDGFTHIAISWVEALGLCGIGEFGDWVDGGRTIGPGGSMPMNTTGGQLAEGRMHGLSFVAEAVLQLRGQAGARQVPDANVSVVANAHGPQCGAMVLTT; encoded by the coding sequence ATGAGCGCCGGACGTGCAACCGCCATTGTTGGAGTGGGGTACTCGCCCGTCTTCCGCGAGAAGGGAATCGACAGCCGGCCGCTGGCCGCCCAGGCAGCAAAGCAGGCAATAGCCGACGCCGGCCTCAACTCCGCGGACATTGACGGCATCTTCGAATATCCCGGCCTGCCGAACGAAGTATCAATCGCCATGCAGCGCATGCTCGGCATCCAAAACCTTGCCTCCTTCGGAGACTATGCCGGCTCCGGTCCCTCCGGGATGGCTGCCGCCCTGGGCGCCCACATGGCGGTCGCCTCCGGCGCCTGCGACGTGGCACTCGTGTACCGCTCCATCAGCCGGGAATGGGGTCAGCAGAGCGGACAGGTGGTGTTCCCGCCCGCCGATGGTCCCTCGCAGTACCAACTGCCTTACGGCGTCGCCGGCGCCGTCATCCCGGTCATGGGGATGAAGAAGCAGCGGCGGATTGCCGAGTTGGGCGGCAGCGAAGAGGACTACGGCTACATCTCGATCAATGCCCGGAAATGGTCCGCCCTGAACGAGCGTGCGGCGCTGCGTCAGGAGATTACGATGGACGACTACCTCTCTTCACGGTACGTAGCCGAACCCTTGCGACTGCTCGATTGCGACTATCCCATCACAGGAGCATGCGCCGTCATCATTACGACGGCCGAGCGCGCCGCCAGCCTGCAACAGAAGCCGGTGCTGATTGATTCGACGTCCTTGGGCACTGGCTCGAGGCCGGACTGGACCTTCACGGACGATTTCATTTTCGGCGGCACCCGGGATGCCAGCGACTTGCTCTGGAAGCGTTCCTCGGTGTCCCCCGCCGACGTGAACGTCGCCCAGCTGTACGACGGCTTCACGCACATCGCCATTTCATGGGTGGAGGCCCTGGGACTGTGCGGCATCGGGGAATTCGGCGACTGGGTGGACGGTGGCCGCACCATTGGTCCCGGCGGGTCCATGCCGATGAACACCACCGGCGGCCAGCTGGCCGAAGGCCGCATGCATGGGCTGAGCTTCGTGGCCGAGGCCGTGCTGCAACTCCGCGGCCAGGCCGGCGCTCGCCAGGTTCCGGACGCGAACGTGTCCGTCGTCGCCAACGCCCACGGCCCGCAGTGCGGCGCTATGGTTCTCACCACCTAG
- a CDS encoding enoyl-CoA hydratase/isomerase family protein — translation MAVDSDWITVEGLADGEADYPLLSGAGEVDSPLIVVRIDPAADEAVLTSAAARSREGSRLLVGILSAAPNEAASPALQELLWAFDATIGPASSAAMRDEATVPLAVVPAVNPEEALQALCARVRANPQASMILGQTLRASETLPVPAALDVESLAYSTLLGGSEFRRWLEHRGPRPLPLPAPHDAVLIRREGDRLIVTLNRPERRNAYGAEVRDALVAALEVAVADPSVRHLVLDGAGPSFCAGGDLAEFGTTPDPATAHLIRTRGGAGRLMHVLAGRTEVRLHGHCVGAGIEIPALAGRVIADPDTLFRLPEVGMGLIPAAGGRRAFRGGSAAGGPSTCA, via the coding sequence ATGGCTGTGGATTCGGACTGGATTACTGTCGAGGGACTCGCCGACGGAGAGGCGGACTACCCCCTGTTATCGGGCGCCGGCGAAGTGGATTCTCCGCTCATCGTGGTCCGCATCGACCCGGCGGCTGATGAGGCGGTGCTGACAAGCGCGGCGGCCAGGTCCCGCGAGGGCAGCAGGCTGCTGGTCGGGATCTTGTCGGCTGCACCGAACGAGGCGGCCTCGCCGGCACTGCAGGAACTGCTGTGGGCGTTTGACGCCACCATCGGGCCAGCCAGCAGCGCAGCGATGCGGGATGAAGCCACCGTACCGCTGGCCGTCGTCCCGGCCGTGAACCCCGAGGAAGCGTTGCAGGCGCTTTGCGCCCGCGTGCGGGCGAATCCGCAGGCATCTATGATTCTCGGCCAGACGTTGAGGGCATCCGAAACCCTGCCAGTGCCGGCAGCGTTGGATGTCGAATCCCTGGCCTATTCCACGCTTTTGGGCGGTTCGGAATTCCGGCGCTGGCTGGAGCACCGCGGACCGCGGCCGCTGCCGCTGCCGGCTCCCCACGACGCCGTCCTCATCCGGCGTGAGGGCGACCGCCTGATAGTGACATTGAACCGTCCCGAAAGGCGCAATGCCTACGGGGCCGAAGTCAGGGATGCGCTAGTGGCCGCGCTGGAGGTGGCCGTTGCAGATCCCTCGGTCCGCCACCTGGTGCTGGACGGGGCCGGCCCGTCATTCTGCGCCGGAGGGGACCTGGCTGAGTTCGGCACGACGCCGGATCCGGCGACGGCCCATCTGATCCGGACTCGAGGTGGTGCCGGACGGCTGATGCATGTGCTGGCAGGGCGGACGGAGGTCCGTCTTCATGGACACTGCGTGGGAGCAGGCATTGAAATCCCGGCACTGGCCGGGCGGGTGATCGCCGATCCGGACACGCTTTTCCGGTTGCCGGAAGTGGGCATGGGGCTGATCCCCGCAGCCGGGGGGCGACGAGCCTTCCGCGGCGGATCGGCCGCTGGCGGACCTTCTACTTGTGCGTAA
- a CDS encoding CoA transferase has translation MPVHPFPNASAGAADGLEFSRDWAQSGVMALTGQRGGPPVLPPGSAATLARRLSTYIDAAGALGGRPVRLDGAKLLSERAAFTGHRPSGRISLGGTCRLLPTADGWAAVSCAREDDPSLLGALVEQKLGDDPWPEVSGWLLRHLGRELAERAELLGIAAAPLAEPGDSGAGPWLDHTVFSRPPRPVADLLVVDFSSLWAGPLCAHLLSLAGARVVKVETPQRPDGARRGNAEFYRLLHAGHASVVLDPETPGGRAALARLVEQADIVIEASRPRALARFGLDADAAAAAGRTWISITANGRASDRVGFGDDVAAGSGLVAVDPGGLPLFVGDALADPLTGLAAAALAMTAPVAGRGILHDVAMSRVVASTLPAAPRVESAGAGYPIESKYPGAVRTAVVRTAAGRWLLDTGSGSYPIEEPAGRKVVGDAPASGADTATVLRSLGIGVP, from the coding sequence GTGCCCGTCCATCCCTTCCCAAACGCCTCCGCCGGCGCGGCCGACGGGCTGGAATTCAGCCGGGATTGGGCCCAAAGCGGGGTCATGGCCCTGACCGGCCAACGCGGCGGTCCGCCAGTGCTGCCGCCCGGCAGCGCGGCCACCCTGGCCCGGAGACTGTCCACCTACATCGACGCGGCCGGCGCCCTGGGCGGCAGGCCCGTCCGGCTGGACGGGGCCAAGCTGCTCTCCGAGCGGGCGGCGTTCACCGGGCACCGCCCGAGCGGCCGGATCTCCCTTGGTGGCACCTGCAGGCTGCTGCCGACGGCGGACGGCTGGGCGGCGGTCTCCTGCGCCCGCGAGGACGACCCGTCCCTGCTCGGAGCCCTGGTGGAACAGAAGCTCGGCGACGATCCGTGGCCGGAGGTGTCCGGCTGGCTGCTGCGGCACCTAGGCCGGGAACTTGCGGAGCGGGCCGAACTCCTTGGAATCGCGGCGGCCCCCCTCGCGGAACCCGGCGACTCCGGCGCCGGTCCTTGGCTGGACCACACGGTCTTCTCCCGGCCGCCGCGGCCCGTCGCTGACCTGTTGGTCGTGGATTTCAGTTCGCTCTGGGCCGGGCCGCTTTGTGCCCACCTCCTGAGCCTGGCTGGCGCCCGGGTGGTAAAAGTGGAAACTCCCCAGCGCCCCGACGGCGCCCGGCGCGGAAATGCCGAGTTCTACCGGCTGCTTCACGCAGGCCACGCCTCCGTGGTGCTGGATCCGGAAACACCGGGCGGGCGGGCGGCCCTGGCCCGGCTCGTGGAGCAAGCGGACATCGTCATCGAAGCGTCCCGACCTCGGGCCCTGGCCCGGTTTGGCCTGGACGCCGATGCCGCAGCGGCGGCGGGACGCACCTGGATCTCCATCACGGCCAACGGGAGGGCCTCCGATCGCGTTGGGTTCGGCGACGATGTTGCGGCCGGAAGCGGGTTGGTGGCGGTCGATCCCGGGGGTCTCCCCCTCTTCGTCGGGGATGCCCTGGCCGATCCCCTCACCGGGCTCGCCGCGGCGGCCCTGGCCATGACCGCACCCGTTGCCGGGCGGGGAATTCTTCACGATGTGGCCATGTCCAGGGTCGTGGCATCCACGCTGCCGGCCGCCCCGCGAGTGGAATCCGCCGGGGCCGGGTACCCAATTGAGTCAAAGTATCCGGGTGCGGTACGCACTGCGGTGGTCCGGACCGCCGCCGGACGCTGGCTGCTGGACACCGGCTCCGGAAGCTACCCGATCGAAGAGCCGGCCGGCCGCAAGGTGGTTGGTGACGCACCGGCGAGCGGGGCCGATACGGCGACCGTGCTGCGGTCCCTCGGAATCGGCGTCCCGTGA
- a CDS encoding amidohydrolase family protein encodes MTALLIRNVAIYGTRGTDERTDVRIAGGRVSELGTNLAAAGDDVINGRGGTLLPGLCDHHLHLHAMAAAASSVSCGPPNVRTAVELAQALGAAGGRQQGWIRGTGYFESVAGDLDAVALDRLHDAGPVRIQHRSGALWMLNTAAVAAVGLDAGEHPGIERDASGRATGRLWRADEWLRSRLPAADPPSLAGVGEALSRFGITSVTDATPELSASSAAVIAADMAAGRLPQRVQLLGSPVAASTSGAGAFPPRRTPTPGPYKIVIADSQLPALDDLAALIARAHAADRPVAVHCVSRVALLLLLAALDASGVMPGDRLEHAAVVPAETIVSLRRRGLRVVTQPGFIAQRGDDYRRLMEPEDLPDLYRFRTLLAGGVRVGLSSDAPYGPLDPWAVMQASVDRLPLGGGRPLGPHERVTASEALTGYLSGPADPGGAPRQIRVGSAADLVLLHCSEQELLAGPDAAMVRMTIIAGEPVFGQ; translated from the coding sequence GTGACCGCGCTGCTGATCCGCAACGTCGCCATCTATGGCACCCGGGGCACGGATGAGCGCACGGACGTGCGCATCGCCGGCGGCAGGGTCAGCGAACTGGGCACCAATCTGGCCGCTGCGGGCGACGATGTTATCAACGGACGCGGGGGCACCTTGCTGCCGGGCCTGTGCGACCACCACCTACATTTGCACGCGATGGCCGCGGCAGCCTCCTCGGTGTCGTGCGGTCCACCCAACGTGCGCACCGCCGTCGAACTGGCGCAGGCACTGGGAGCCGCCGGCGGCAGGCAGCAGGGCTGGATCCGCGGCACCGGCTATTTTGAATCGGTCGCCGGTGACCTGGACGCCGTTGCCCTCGACCGTCTGCATGATGCCGGGCCCGTACGGATCCAGCACCGCAGCGGCGCCCTCTGGATGCTCAATACGGCCGCGGTAGCAGCAGTCGGGCTGGACGCCGGGGAGCACCCCGGCATTGAACGGGACGCAAGCGGCCGCGCCACCGGCCGGCTTTGGCGCGCGGACGAGTGGCTGCGTTCCCGCCTGCCCGCTGCCGACCCGCCCTCTCTGGCCGGTGTCGGGGAGGCCCTGTCCAGGTTCGGGATTACTTCGGTCACCGATGCGACGCCAGAGCTCTCCGCATCCTCCGCCGCCGTCATCGCGGCGGACATGGCCGCAGGCAGGCTGCCGCAGCGGGTCCAGTTATTGGGCTCACCCGTGGCTGCCTCCACATCAGGCGCGGGCGCATTCCCGCCGCGACGAACGCCAACCCCCGGGCCTTACAAGATTGTCATCGCGGATTCCCAACTTCCGGCACTGGATGACCTTGCCGCACTTATTGCGCGTGCGCACGCTGCCGACCGGCCGGTCGCTGTGCATTGCGTCAGCCGCGTCGCGCTATTGCTGTTGCTGGCCGCGTTGGACGCATCAGGCGTCATGCCCGGGGATCGGCTGGAACATGCTGCCGTGGTGCCGGCAGAGACCATAGTGTCCCTGCGGCGGCGCGGACTCCGTGTAGTGACCCAGCCGGGCTTCATCGCCCAGCGTGGGGATGACTATCGGCGGCTGATGGAGCCCGAAGACCTTCCCGATCTATACCGCTTCCGGACCCTGCTGGCAGGTGGAGTGCGCGTTGGCCTCTCGAGCGACGCACCCTATGGGCCGCTGGACCCCTGGGCCGTCATGCAGGCTTCTGTCGACCGTCTGCCGTTGGGCGGCGGTCGCCCCCTTGGGCCCCACGAGCGGGTCACCGCTTCTGAAGCGCTTACAGGCTATCTTTCCGGACCTGCGGATCCGGGCGGCGCCCCGCGGCAGATCCGGGTCGGCAGCGCCGCGGATCTGGTCCTGCTTCACTGTTCTGAGCAGGAGCTGCTTGCCGGGCCGGATGCGGCCATGGTGCGGATGACCATCATCGCCGGAGAACCGGTCTTCGGACAGTAA
- a CDS encoding pyrimidine reductase family protein, translating into MFDRSQLIRNYIVVDRGTPHLRANFIASLDGAASFDGVSGPLNDTADKQVFDTLRMLSDVVLVGAGTLRTEDYGPLILDNDAVAWRVEHGLAPQPVLAIVSARLELDHSSDVFSRAPVRPLVFTQGGFHDGPPEGLAAVADVEICGERSLDVAAMWAVLIRRGLTQVLTEGGPHLFGSLVAADAVDELCLTLSPVLAGGGAGRITAGSEPGLHAMRLAHVLTAGDMLMLRYVRSR; encoded by the coding sequence ATGTTCGACCGTTCGCAACTGATCCGCAACTACATCGTAGTTGACCGCGGCACCCCCCACCTGCGCGCCAACTTCATCGCCAGTTTGGATGGAGCGGCCAGCTTCGACGGCGTGAGCGGCCCACTGAACGATACCGCCGACAAACAGGTTTTTGACACGCTCCGGATGCTCAGCGACGTGGTCCTGGTCGGGGCGGGAACGTTGCGGACGGAAGATTACGGTCCGCTGATCCTCGACAACGACGCCGTTGCCTGGCGTGTGGAGCATGGCCTGGCGCCGCAGCCTGTGCTTGCGATCGTTTCCGCCCGGCTGGAGCTGGATCACAGCTCGGATGTTTTCAGCCGGGCTCCGGTCCGCCCTTTAGTTTTCACGCAGGGCGGCTTCCACGATGGGCCCCCTGAGGGGCTGGCTGCTGTCGCGGATGTCGAGATCTGCGGTGAGCGCAGCCTGGATGTGGCTGCGATGTGGGCTGTCCTGATCCGCCGGGGCCTGACCCAGGTGCTAACAGAAGGCGGCCCGCACCTGTTCGGTTCCCTCGTGGCGGCCGATGCGGTGGATGAGCTGTGCCTGACCCTATCGCCGGTCCTCGCCGGGGGAGGAGCCGGGCGGATCACCGCAGGTTCAGAGCCCGGGCTGCACGCCATGCGGCTGGCCCATGTCCTCACCGCCGGGGATATGTTGATGCTCCGCTATGTGCGCAGCCGCTGA
- a CDS encoding histidine phosphatase family protein — MSHMQGSPSLRRLVLWRHGQTDWNAQDRAQGHADITLNETGRQQAREAAPLLASYAPAFVWSSDLARACHTAMELVALTGSPLVLDRRLREYNVGIRQGKTLEEFRNEHPDLHQLFFAGDDFRMPGAELPSEVSARMGSVMRDAVDALGEGETGVLVGHGASLASGLLAFFDAPAHMREMFAGMANCAWTVLAESPERGWQIVDFNAQTLTNFSALSADRPSG; from the coding sequence ATGTCACATATGCAGGGTTCCCCGAGCCTGCGCAGGCTTGTCCTCTGGCGGCACGGGCAGACCGATTGGAATGCACAGGATCGCGCGCAGGGGCATGCGGACATCACCCTCAATGAAACCGGCAGACAGCAGGCGAGGGAAGCGGCTCCGCTGCTGGCTAGCTACGCACCCGCTTTCGTCTGGTCCAGCGACCTGGCGCGGGCATGCCATACGGCCATGGAGCTGGTGGCCCTTACCGGGAGTCCGCTCGTACTCGACCGAAGGCTGCGCGAGTACAACGTGGGCATACGGCAAGGGAAGACCCTGGAGGAATTCCGGAACGAACATCCCGATCTGCATCAGCTGTTTTTCGCCGGGGACGATTTCCGAATGCCCGGCGCGGAGCTGCCCTCAGAAGTCAGTGCCCGCATGGGCTCTGTCATGCGGGACGCCGTTGACGCATTGGGCGAAGGGGAAACGGGTGTTCTGGTCGGCCACGGCGCGTCCCTCGCCAGCGGTCTCCTCGCATTCTTCGACGCCCCCGCACATATGCGTGAGATGTTCGCGGGGATGGCGAATTGCGCTTGGACAGTACTGGCGGAAAGCCCGGAGCGGGGCTGGCAGATCGTCGACTTCAATGCGCAGACCCTGACGAATTTTTCCGCACTGTCCGCCGACCGGCCGTCCGGCTAA
- a CDS encoding aspartate aminotransferase family protein encodes MTMTSPTADAVPLSEASLRAAAQAYELDRQHVFHAWAAQDLITPMTITAAQGSYVWDGGGNRLLDFSSQLVNTNIGHQHPHVVQAIQDQAAKLCTIAPEYVNDARSEAARLIAEVTPGDLNKIFFTNGGADAVEHAVRMARLHTGRYKVLSAFRSYHGGTHLAVNLTGDPRRWPNDHGDSGAVHFFAPFLYRTAFHAGTEREESDRALEHLEQLIAFEGPDNIAAIILEAIPGTAGIMIPPPGYLAGVRELATRHGIVFIADEVMSGFGRSGKWFAVEHSNVVPDLLTFAKGVNSGYVPLGGVAISPEISATFSKRIYPGGLTYSGHPLATAAAVATINTMRDEKMVENAAGIGESVIGPALGRFADRHISVGEVRGTGVFWAVELVRNRLTKEPMAPYGSSSPVMDELVAECKARGLLPFSNVNRIHVVPPCNISEAEAQQGLDILDEVLDIADAHTV; translated from the coding sequence ATGACCATGACTTCTCCCACGGCAGATGCCGTGCCCCTCAGCGAAGCGAGCCTGCGCGCGGCAGCGCAAGCCTATGAGCTGGACCGCCAGCATGTCTTCCACGCCTGGGCAGCGCAAGACCTGATCACGCCGATGACCATAACCGCGGCGCAGGGCTCATATGTCTGGGACGGCGGGGGGAACCGGCTCCTTGATTTTTCGTCACAGCTCGTCAATACCAACATTGGGCACCAACACCCGCATGTAGTCCAAGCGATTCAGGACCAGGCGGCAAAACTGTGCACCATTGCGCCGGAGTACGTCAATGATGCGCGGTCCGAGGCAGCCAGACTGATTGCCGAAGTCACGCCCGGCGATCTCAATAAAATCTTCTTCACTAATGGTGGGGCCGACGCCGTCGAGCACGCCGTGCGGATGGCACGGCTTCACACGGGACGTTACAAGGTCTTGTCCGCGTTCAGGTCCTACCACGGAGGGACGCACCTTGCCGTTAATCTGACCGGGGATCCACGCCGTTGGCCCAATGACCACGGCGATTCTGGGGCCGTCCATTTCTTTGCCCCATTCCTGTACCGGACTGCATTCCACGCCGGGACTGAGCGGGAGGAATCCGACCGTGCGCTTGAGCATCTGGAGCAGCTGATCGCTTTTGAAGGTCCGGACAACATCGCGGCCATCATTCTTGAGGCCATCCCCGGCACTGCCGGCATCATGATCCCCCCACCCGGATATTTGGCCGGTGTGCGTGAACTGGCCACAAGACACGGCATCGTCTTCATCGCCGACGAGGTGATGTCGGGCTTCGGACGCAGTGGAAAATGGTTCGCCGTCGAGCATTCCAACGTAGTGCCGGACTTGTTGACTTTTGCCAAGGGAGTCAACTCCGGCTACGTGCCGTTGGGCGGCGTCGCCATCTCCCCGGAGATTTCAGCAACCTTCAGCAAAAGGATCTATCCCGGCGGCCTGACGTACTCCGGGCACCCGTTGGCGACGGCCGCAGCCGTAGCTACCATAAATACGATGCGGGACGAGAAAATGGTGGAGAACGCGGCCGGCATTGGTGAGTCTGTCATCGGCCCCGCCCTGGGGCGTTTCGCTGATCGTCACATATCGGTAGGTGAGGTCCGCGGAACCGGTGTTTTCTGGGCCGTTGAGCTTGTCAGGAATCGCTTGACCAAGGAACCGATGGCGCCTTATGGAAGCTCCAGCCCGGTCATGGACGAACTGGTCGCCGAATGCAAGGCCAGGGGTCTGCTGCCTTTCTCCAACGTCAACCGGATTCATGTGGTCCCCCCGTGCAACATCTCCGAGGCGGAGGCACAGCAGGGCCTGGATATTCTGGATGAAGTCCTGGACATTGCCGATGCGCACACTGTGTAG
- a CDS encoding TetR/AcrR family transcriptional regulator: MNIQAAPAVPFLPAIREQTVLQVSKSVIELFLHSRGTAFTVKELATYAGISERSFYRYFPRKEDAVKPFLTAGVEMMVQEVSERPIDEPFETSLAMVWEGSWSADNMERVQVLHRVLGKTDRFRSIWMQVITETEAAWTQIVAQRLGIEPSSRQAALAGAAIVAVLRLSTETFCDAEPDEDPATILAANLDLLGNRLFTVRH; encoded by the coding sequence TTGAACATTCAGGCAGCCCCCGCAGTCCCGTTTCTGCCAGCTATCCGGGAGCAGACCGTGCTTCAGGTCTCAAAATCCGTCATAGAGCTGTTCCTTCACAGTAGAGGGACGGCCTTCACTGTCAAGGAACTTGCCACCTATGCCGGTATCTCCGAACGCTCCTTCTATCGGTACTTCCCTCGGAAAGAGGACGCCGTCAAGCCCTTCCTGACAGCCGGCGTTGAAATGATGGTGCAGGAAGTATCCGAACGGCCGATCGACGAACCCTTCGAGACGTCGCTGGCGATGGTCTGGGAAGGTTCATGGTCGGCAGACAATATGGAGCGCGTGCAGGTTCTGCATCGAGTCCTGGGCAAAACAGACAGATTTCGGTCCATTTGGATGCAGGTGATTACCGAAACCGAAGCCGCGTGGACGCAGATAGTTGCTCAGCGCCTGGGCATTGAGCCATCATCGCGCCAGGCGGCCCTCGCCGGGGCAGCCATCGTCGCCGTCCTACGGCTTTCCACGGAAACCTTTTGCGATGCCGAACCCGATGAGGACCCGGCCACGATCCTCGCCGCCAATCTCGACCTCCTGGGCAATCGGCTCTTTACCGTTCGCCACTAG
- a CDS encoding GntR family transcriptional regulator, producing the protein MRASERAYAALREDIIEWRLAPGTVLAEVEQSERLGVSRTPVREALGRLSAEGLTTAAGGRGVVVTDISLEDIDELFELRETLEGKAAALAAERGERPVFERLHAELLRAPEMLNDSDPARHDYYALVGRLDEAIDEAISNSYLAQAMRSLRVHLVRVRRLAADDAERLHAAAAEHAAIAEAIAAGNPRLAEAATTLHLHRSLSHVKATHTPH; encoded by the coding sequence ATGCGTGCCAGCGAGAGAGCCTATGCTGCCCTGCGCGAGGACATCATTGAGTGGCGTCTGGCACCCGGAACGGTCCTCGCGGAAGTGGAACAATCCGAACGCCTGGGCGTGTCCCGCACGCCGGTCCGGGAGGCGCTGGGCCGGCTCAGCGCGGAAGGGTTGACGACGGCGGCAGGCGGCCGCGGCGTCGTCGTGACCGATATCTCGCTGGAGGACATCGACGAACTGTTCGAGCTGCGCGAAACCCTGGAAGGCAAAGCCGCCGCCCTCGCCGCGGAACGCGGTGAACGCCCGGTGTTCGAGCGACTCCACGCCGAGCTCCTCCGGGCCCCGGAGATGCTCAACGACAGCGATCCCGCACGGCACGACTATTACGCCCTGGTGGGAAGGCTCGACGAAGCGATCGACGAGGCCATCTCCAATTCCTACCTCGCCCAGGCCATGCGCAGCCTGCGCGTCCACCTGGTGCGGGTCCGCCGCCTCGCGGCCGACGACGCCGAACGCCTCCACGCTGCCGCGGCCGAGCACGCCGCGATCGCCGAGGCCATCGCGGCGGGCAACCCCCGGCTCGCCGAAGCCGCCACCACCCTCCACCTCCACCGCAGCCTTTCCCACGTCAAAGCCACCCACACACCTCACTAG